One part of the Truepera radiovictrix DSM 17093 genome encodes these proteins:
- a CDS encoding NUDIX hydrolase, whose protein sequence is MDAPSTPESAELLDVLDAFGRPTGARKPRALVHREGLWHRTFHLWILSVHSGEPHVLMQRRSPHKDLEPGKLDVAVGGHLRSGEGVAAGLREVEEELGLTVSLGELRYLGCLSAARTYPHATDREFQETYLLRRDAPLASYTPHPGEVSALYALPLAGAVALYGRGTPLRVSGVDAAGRALAAQLTPADLIAPAREGVLEVLRRLQTLWAASGA, encoded by the coding sequence ATGGACGCGCCTAGCACCCCCGAATCCGCCGAACTCCTCGACGTCCTCGACGCTTTTGGCAGACCGACCGGCGCGCGCAAGCCGCGCGCACTCGTACACCGCGAAGGCCTCTGGCACCGGACGTTTCACCTCTGGATCCTGAGCGTGCACTCGGGGGAGCCGCACGTTCTCATGCAGCGCCGGAGCCCCCACAAAGACCTCGAGCCGGGCAAACTCGACGTGGCGGTCGGCGGGCACCTGCGTTCGGGGGAGGGGGTGGCGGCGGGGCTGCGCGAGGTCGAGGAGGAGCTGGGGCTCACCGTGTCGCTCGGGGAGCTGCGCTACTTGGGTTGCCTAAGCGCCGCGCGCACCTACCCGCACGCCACCGACCGCGAGTTTCAGGAGACCTACCTCCTGCGCCGCGACGCCCCGCTAGCGAGCTACACGCCCCACCCGGGGGAGGTGTCGGCGCTCTACGCGTTGCCGCTCGCGGGCGCCGTGGCGCTCTACGGGCGCGGCACCCCCTTACGCGTTTCCGGCGTCGACGCCGCCGGTCGCGCGCTAGCGGCGCAGCTGACCCCGGCGGACCTCATCGCGCCCGCGCGCGAGGGCGTCTTGGAGGTGCTGCGGCGGCTGCAAACGCTCTGGGCAGCTAGCGGGGCCTAG
- a CDS encoding glycosyltransferase, protein MWSIKPRAAARAERTRRAARGGEGDEAALLADFELYTADSHPSHFSVKRPAWLTPAFLGVFALVSTALLAFLPDAAPRYRALLAALLGVPEASFSLRLRPFFLAFFWTFVLFVAGSWGRRFKLLVTLTLGFGVATLTLDLLFGALRGALGPPLTVVFANVAVGFAALVLFAWALLRQGALPQDVWVGAVRRRPRRFALRFASAALLSGALAALSSRYLGTVLEGLRGVGLLGGLGPGVVLFFPLFVATLAVTEFLSLRAKGEGARFSVAFLVPALNEADNVAACIRSLDRAAERYGRVCTLYLVDNGSRDLTRALAEAELKRCRALKGHVLVCREPGKSKALNAGLKHIEEDLVVRVDADTQVAPTLLTQTVLHFADPAVGAVSGLPLPLTGGTLLGKLRAAEVYLNQGFVRLGMGAIDGILSMTGVFSAYRRSCLDRVGGFAEGINGEDTDIVLRIGRLGYRLVNDPRIHVFSEVPGSLSALREQRLRWFRSTFHVAARNRSAIRRRQGVRGVFSLPWALVQTVRRSLMVPVLVYAGAVALLEPSALFLRGGAAVLAVIVGLPFLVSVGVLLAYRRFDLLPFTPLYAAFRLLRAYFSLEMLFTLPLGRAPEPPNPNVIALEGPPRRR, encoded by the coding sequence GTGTGGTCGATAAAGCCGCGGGCGGCGGCTCGAGCTGAGCGGACGCGGCGAGCAGCGAGGGGGGGCGAGGGCGATGAGGCGGCGCTGCTCGCCGACTTCGAGCTCTACACCGCCGACAGCCACCCCTCGCACTTTTCGGTCAAGCGCCCGGCGTGGTTGACCCCCGCCTTTTTAGGGGTGTTCGCGCTCGTGTCAACCGCCCTGCTCGCGTTTTTACCCGACGCGGCGCCGCGCTACCGCGCGCTGCTCGCGGCACTCTTGGGGGTACCGGAGGCGTCCTTTTCGCTCCGCTTACGCCCCTTTTTCCTCGCGTTTTTCTGGACCTTCGTCCTGTTTGTAGCCGGTTCGTGGGGGCGCCGCTTCAAACTGCTCGTCACCCTCACCCTGGGCTTCGGCGTCGCCACCCTAACCCTCGACCTCCTCTTCGGCGCGCTTCGGGGCGCTTTGGGGCCGCCGCTGACGGTGGTGTTCGCCAACGTGGCCGTGGGTTTTGCCGCGCTCGTCCTGTTCGCCTGGGCGCTGCTACGCCAAGGTGCGCTCCCGCAAGACGTGTGGGTTGGGGCGGTGCGGCGGCGCCCGAGGCGTTTTGCGTTGCGCTTTGCGTCCGCGGCCCTTCTGAGCGGGGCGCTCGCGGCCCTCTCGAGCCGCTACCTCGGGACCGTGCTCGAGGGGTTGCGCGGGGTCGGGCTCTTGGGGGGCTTGGGGCCCGGGGTGGTGCTCTTTTTTCCGCTCTTTGTCGCCACGCTCGCCGTCACCGAGTTTCTCTCGCTGCGCGCCAAGGGTGAGGGGGCGCGCTTTTCGGTCGCCTTTCTGGTGCCTGCACTCAACGAAGCCGACAACGTCGCCGCCTGCATCCGCTCGCTCGACCGCGCCGCCGAGCGCTACGGCCGCGTCTGCACGCTCTACTTGGTCGACAACGGTTCGCGCGACCTCACCCGCGCGCTCGCCGAGGCGGAGCTCAAACGCTGCCGCGCGCTCAAGGGGCACGTGCTCGTCTGCCGCGAACCGGGCAAGTCCAAAGCGCTCAACGCCGGCCTCAAACACATCGAAGAGGACCTCGTGGTGCGCGTGGACGCCGACACGCAAGTCGCCCCGACGCTGCTGACGCAGACGGTGCTGCACTTCGCCGACCCCGCGGTTGGGGCGGTGAGCGGGTTGCCGCTGCCGCTTACGGGGGGGACGCTTTTAGGCAAGCTGCGCGCCGCCGAGGTCTACTTGAACCAGGGCTTCGTGCGCCTCGGGATGGGGGCGATCGACGGGATTTTGAGCATGACGGGGGTTTTCTCGGCCTACCGCCGGAGCTGCTTGGACCGCGTCGGCGGCTTTGCCGAGGGGATCAACGGTGAGGATACCGACATCGTGCTGCGCATCGGACGCCTCGGGTACCGCCTGGTCAACGACCCCAGGATCCACGTCTTTTCGGAGGTGCCGGGGTCGCTCTCGGCGCTGCGCGAACAGCGCCTCAGGTGGTTTCGCTCGACCTTTCACGTGGCGGCGCGCAACCGCTCGGCGATCCGGCGGCGCCAGGGGGTGCGGGGGGTTTTTAGCCTCCCGTGGGCGCTCGTGCAGACCGTGCGGCGCTCGCTCATGGTGCCCGTGCTCGTCTACGCCGGCGCGGTGGCGCTGCTCGAGCCCTCCGCCCTCTTTTTACGGGGTGGCGCGGCGGTGCTCGCGGTGATCGTCGGCCTGCCTTTTTTGGTGAGCGTCGGGGTGCTGCTCGCCTACCGCCGCTTCGACCTGCTGCCCTTTACCCCCCTATACGCCGCGTTTCGGCTTCTGCGCGCCTACTTCTCGCTCGAGATGCTCTTTACGCTCCCCTTGGGGCGCGCGCCGGAGCCGCCCAACCCCAACGTCATCGCGCTGGAAGGGCCGCCGCGTCGGCGTTGA
- a CDS encoding NADP-dependent isocitrate dehydrogenase, whose translation MTATLRILEAAGAQIEPHVIEIGERVYARGHTAGIEPSAWDSLRSTKVFLKAPITTPQGGGFKSLNVTIRKGLGLYANVRPCRSYSPFVATKHPVMDVVIVRENEEDLYAGIEHRQTDEVYQCLKLISRPGTEKVVRYAFEYAKANGRKKVTCFTKDNIMKLTDGLFHKVFEEVAADYPDIENEHWIVDIGAAKLADTPEAFDVVVLPNLYGDILSDVAAQIAGSVGLAGSANIGEHGAMFEAIHGSAPRRAGQDVANPSGLLLGAVMMLVHIGQGDVAERVHNAWLRTLEDGVHTYDIFKEGVSRERVGTSAFADAVIARLGEVPERLERVSYAAREPFALPQPAARPEAEKRLVGVDVFVAWRDAERNPEVLAERLRSAAGEVPLAMITNRGVKVWPEGLPETFCTDHWRCRFLVPEGQTLTHQTVASLLGRLADEGLDFIKTEHLYTFDGEPGYSLGQGQ comes from the coding sequence ATGACGGCCACCCTGCGCATCCTCGAGGCAGCGGGGGCGCAGATCGAACCGCACGTCATCGAGATCGGCGAGCGCGTCTACGCCCGCGGTCACACCGCAGGGATCGAGCCGAGCGCGTGGGACTCGCTGCGCAGCACCAAGGTGTTTTTAAAGGCGCCTATCACCACCCCGCAGGGGGGCGGCTTTAAAAGCCTCAACGTCACCATCCGCAAAGGGCTAGGGCTCTACGCCAATGTCCGCCCCTGCCGCTCGTACAGCCCCTTCGTAGCGACCAAGCACCCCGTCATGGACGTGGTGATCGTCCGCGAAAACGAAGAGGACCTCTACGCCGGCATTGAGCACCGCCAGACCGACGAGGTCTACCAGTGCCTCAAGCTCATCTCGCGCCCCGGCACCGAGAAGGTCGTGCGCTACGCCTTCGAGTACGCCAAAGCGAACGGCCGCAAAAAGGTCACCTGCTTCACGAAAGACAACATCATGAAGCTGACCGACGGGCTCTTTCACAAGGTGTTCGAGGAGGTGGCGGCCGACTACCCCGACATCGAGAACGAGCACTGGATCGTCGACATCGGGGCGGCCAAGCTCGCCGACACCCCCGAAGCCTTCGACGTGGTGGTTCTGCCCAACCTCTACGGCGACATCCTTTCGGACGTGGCGGCGCAGATCGCTGGCTCGGTGGGGCTCGCGGGCTCGGCCAACATCGGGGAGCACGGCGCCATGTTCGAGGCCATCCACGGCTCCGCGCCGCGCCGCGCGGGCCAAGACGTCGCCAACCCCTCGGGGCTGCTTCTGGGCGCGGTGATGATGCTCGTGCATATCGGCCAGGGCGACGTCGCCGAGCGCGTGCACAACGCCTGGCTCCGCACCCTCGAGGACGGCGTGCACACCTACGACATCTTTAAAGAGGGGGTGAGCCGCGAGCGCGTGGGGACGAGCGCCTTTGCGGACGCGGTCATCGCCCGACTGGGCGAGGTCCCCGAGCGCCTCGAGCGGGTTTCGTACGCCGCGCGCGAACCGTTCGCCCTGCCGCAACCCGCCGCGCGGCCGGAGGCCGAAAAGCGGCTCGTCGGGGTCGACGTGTTCGTGGCGTGGCGCGACGCAGAGCGCAACCCCGAGGTGCTCGCCGAGCGGCTGCGTTCGGCGGCGGGGGAGGTGCCGCTCGCGATGATCACCAACCGCGGCGTCAAGGTCTGGCCCGAAGGGCTCCCCGAGACCTTCTGCACCGACCACTGGCGCTGCCGCTTCCTCGTCCCCGAGGGGCAGACGCTGACGCACCAGACGGTGGCGTCGCTGCTAGGCCGCCTCGCCGACGAAGGGCTCGACTTTATCAAGACCGAGCACCTCTACACCTTTGACGGTGAACCCGGCTACTCGCTCGGTCAGGGCCAGTAG